The window CCATACTAAGAAATTGCGCATCAATAGAAATTAGGAAACAGCAAACCTGATATATCCTGTTGAAGATGAGAAAACGTCCTTGCAACGAATTTCTTAACAGTGACCTGGGCAGCCTGAAATGACGAGCACTAGTAATCATATACAGTTCTACACATCATAGCAAAACCTAGAGCCAATAAATTAATTGAGGTCAACCTCTGCAGATAAATCAGAGAGTTCAGCCTCAGGTAGAACCTCGTCCATAAGTACCACATCTTCCCATATGATTCCTATGTCCAACATAATTCAGATGAGGTATACAGTTATTAGACTGATTTAATCAAAACTTTCAAAGGGAATGGAAAGCAACATAAATAGGAGACAATGGTACAAGGAAAACCACTGTACTCACGAAAAATTCGAAGAAAATCTGCTGCAGAAACCCGCTTTCTTATATATAGCTCCATGTTCTCAAAGTGCCTACATATGTGTCAGAAATAACGCAGGTTAGACACAATAAGAGTCTCTGTTTATGGATTAATGAAAAGTGCATTACATTGCAGTTAAGGCTCTCGCGAGTTTAAAAAGTCTTTCTTCTGAGTCGGGGAATATTTCACGATAAGCACGCATAGCCTCAGAAAATCCACGCACAGCATCCTATGAGAAAAAGTGGGCAAACATTTGAATATCGAAAGTGCACAAAAAAGTCCGATAGAAAAAaggaagtaaaagaaaagaattctTAATATGATAGCTATTGAGAACATTCACTGAAATGCAGCTACTGATATTCAAAGTGCTTAGTAATACATTCAGGTTTACTGTGTTTCAACTAGCAATCATCAGAagcacaaaacaaaaggaagcGACATAGTCCATGTTTACCTCATGAATTTTAGCAGGAAGTTGCTCATTGCTTTCCGCATCATTAGATGAATCATTGTGCTCCGCAAGTAAACTTGCTTCCTCAGGCTTAATTTGAAGACCATCAAGAGATTGTTCCAGCTTTTCCAACAGTTTGTCCTTTAAGCTATCAACCTGCAGGATATCCAAAGTTATGTCACAACAACCAGTGATCCGTgtaagaaataaagaaaacactccacttatatatataaaagaatacaAACATTAGGAACGACTAAATAGCTCCAACCTTCACCCAGATTACAGATGATTAACAAATTAAACATCACAAATAATTGAGCTAAGAGAAAGTACTAACGGGGACATCCAGCTGCTTAAGAAGCACTGCAGCTTCAGCTCTCGCCTGTATGGATTCTGAATCTGAAAATAGCTTTGTCTgtcaaacaagaaaaattaagtTTCTCACAtcaagaatttcaaagaaatACAAATACATATTCATAAAGACCAGTTATTTGTTTATATGGTTGATAAACAAAAAGGTATTAGTGTAGGCTGCTACTAGGACCAAAAGCTACACCTGCAAGTTCTTTATGATGATTTCTATAGCTTCTTCCGAAGCTCGTCTGCAGTCTTGGAATGATGTATCACCATATACCTGAACAGAAGGAGAAATTATTGTTATTAAAGAGAAATTACTATCGCTAAAGataagtatataactatatatatatactctggAAAAAATTGCCCCAATAACACTGAAAGGGAACTATAAGGGAAATTAATATTAGGACAGATATAAACCTTGAGAATTGGCATTGCACCAATATAGAACCTGACAGCATCGCCATAGGTTTCTGACTTGATACATTTTTGCAGTCTTGCAGGTAAATCATAGATGAACTGctcttttacaaaaataagttttgagtAAATTCACAATAGCAAGCAGCATACCACTGGTTTAATAATTAGGTGACAACATGTCAACTAACATAACACAGTATATAAAATGAGCCAGCAGCAAGGATTCTACATACCTGAACTTTACGAAGAAGATTACGTGTCCGGTGCAGTTTCTCTATATGTTCTCTTTTTTCGAAAAGAGAAGTATTGACCCCATCACTCCTTGATTGCACTGACATTATCTGCAGGAGTCACTATTTAGAAGTTCATACAATATTTAAAAGCTAAAACTAAATGTTATTCTAAATATTCAAAACACCTTCTGAAGAAGCTGGTCCATGTTGCCTTCCATCCCAAAAATATTACTCTTCATCCTACCAGGTAAAGAAGCAACttttttgaatttaggatttacaTACTCATGAGCGGTGTGATCAAATCATccaaaaaaaagtgttgaaATGCTTAAGAGAATCACACACTTAACACCTGAAACGATCCACGACCCATTACAAGTACCTTTTGATGGTATCTGTAGCACTGATAAACTTGTTGTAATTTTCATAGACTAGCATTTGCAAGTCTGTGTCAAGATTTTTAATCTCCGCAGCCATTTGAACATGTCTTTGCAGAAGCACCTCCAGATTCGACTTTTTAATCTGCAAAAGCCAATAAAACCCCAAATCGTGGCATATTTCTCAATCACTCACTGTCGCCATGCTTAACAGAAACCTCATAAATCCAACTGAGTGAGGAACTATAAACCTCATAGATCtaagtaaaactaaatttggcAGAATTCTCATACGATTCTagcatataaataaacaaaaccagCCAGGAGAAATTCATGACCAACCACCACATTGATCCATATCTGCACACCCAATCAAAATTCAAGAGTCCTCTACATACAGCTTGCACTGTTAAGGGCACAATTCAAAGCTACCAACTATTTTCAGGCTCCAGAAGATACTAGTAGGATCTGAACCTAACTTTGGAACTAACTCCTCACACAACAAGATCAAGGAACCGTATCTAACTTAAGTGAATCGAAATACTCAATAATTGGATAACAATTTACAAGCTATTGACGCTTGTGTGGTGGATTCACGAATAATCTAATAAAAAGGGGGGAAAAAAAACGAAGACCAACCATGAGATCCATGTACTGATCAGCATCGAATGAAGTGCTGTTGATGTTATCGAAAGAGGCGCTGATCGATGAACCACTCGTCGAGATTGAAGGATCCGGAGCGTAAAAGCTCGACAATagatctctcattctcttcgcCTTTTCGTCCATCGGAGCTGCCTCCGTAGCCATTGGTTCCTTCCTTCCTGCTTCTTTTCGAAGACGACGAAAATTCCTGTTACCGGAAGCAAAATTGAAAATGCAAGAAGATGGTTGATCCGACTAAATCAAGTGTAGGTGGTCACCTCACCAGCGATGCGATGTGAGAAACTTGGAACGGAGCCGTATCCGACTCGAACTATGCCTACGTTGGTCCAAGGTGTGTTTTTAAAATCCGCCCCTCGGAACTAATAAAACCGGAAACCGGTTTAGCGGTCCGGATTACTTAATAAGATTACTGGTTTACTTACTCTGGTGTGTTCGATTTAAGTCTTTAACTTGAGTCAGTTTTATTCGTTTAAGTAATTAAACCATCCACATATAGAAATATAGAATGGGATGTTAAGGAAATAATTAGAGATCGAAAGATACATTTCCATAATTGATATGAGTGCTTTGAAGAAGCTCCGGTCTGTAGATACCACAGTCCGGTTAAAAGATTAGAGACAACCAAACCACTCGTTAGGAAACTTGAATTCAGAGTGATTTGTTTAGAAATTTTGACAATCTATCCTGACAATCTATCCTGACATAGTCCAGATTAGAGCTTCCATCTCCGAGTGTAGAAGCAAAAAAACTCCAACTCAAACATTTCCTGTTCAGTGATtagtaactaaaaaaataattatcattaatGGGCTCTGATTAACCAAAGACAACACTATTGTTTTTGATTGGCCTGTCcaccaaataaaattttacttattgacccaaataataatacatacataaattgttttatCCCCTATAtcaagataaattaaaaatctcaacactaattaaaatataagtCAAAGTTCCAGCTTCAATATCATCTCTCATGATCTATACTTTTTAGTTTAAACGAGGCTCTTATTTTACATAGTCAGCATTCATCAATGAGACTGGTGCTTTCTGGCTCTTCGATGAGTAATGGCTGAATCATCTTTCTTGGATCCTTCAGGTTTGCGAGCCCAAGCTGGTGCTTGGTCTGGTCCATATCTGTAGTCATAGAAAAGCTCCTCACTTGCTTCTATCCGTTCGTTTGCAAAAATTCCCACCCTGTGATCTCCTGCCACAAACATTACCTACAACACAAAGAAAGACCCCTTAAGTTTTTCTTGTATACATAATAAAACTCTTTCCACATCAAGAAtgatatatttacaaatattgtAGACACAACTGTCGTTTGACCATAATTTACAAAGCTAGATTTtgatcatttgttttctttagtgcTATTCGTGCTTAGCTTTGTATACAATGCTACTCTCGCCTCTAATTTTTAGGCCCTTTATTATTGATACTAGTCTTTTCCTACGCCTAGTAAATATTCTAACTGGAACTTCTGAATAATTTAAGTGACTAGAATCAAAAGAGAAGGTATAATTACTAAAAGATCATGTGGTTTTTCATACCAAAACTGATATGAGCAAGGAGCTTTTGGTACCTTAGCGTAGCAATTGGGTTTTGCTGAGTGATTGGCAAATTTCAACTTGTCTCCTTTGCGCTGAGCATCCAGGACATACTGCAGATATAGAAAACAAACTTATACATACGAAGTCCAAGAGGAATATATCAGATAGAAGGTAAGAGATTTAGTCACCTGATCATTCAAGTCAAAGAGGAAGGACGAATTTGCCCGGTCATATATTTTCCCACGCTTATCTGCCTCACGGTGTGATATCAATTCGCCAGTGTATTCTCCGAGATATTCATTTTTGCTGACCGAGTTCTGATGATCAGATGAGGATTAGATTACTTATAGATAAAGAGAAGATGTATGAAACAATAGTTACTGAAAAAGAGATTAACATGATTTACCTTTAGAAAAGCACCCCATCCAGCAACATCAGACTTTCCCAATAGGATCTGGTAAATATAGTACAAAAGAAATTAGATTTATTAACAATGAATGCATTTTTTGTGTACCATGATTTAATGACGACGTTATACCCTCTGTTGTTGCCTCAGAAGAAGTCTCATGTTTCCGCATTGCCCTTCTCCGCGTCTTGGTGCCTCACCAAGAGAACCATCTCCACAACTGAGAGTAAATAAGAAAGTCTTTTTAAATTACTCATCAAATAGTAGATATTCGATTTATATTTCACATCAAGAGATCTGGATTTAAACTGATTACCTAACCCAGCAATTTCTGCAAACATCTGGATCGCATTCTCTGCCAGCAGCAAAGCAGGGACACTGCCTGCTTCTGCATTGACTCTTGGCACAATGACATCCTCGGAAACGATTCTTGCAGCTTTTTGAGCACCTGAATTAAAATCAAGGGATTAGTATAAGAAGATCCTCTATTACTTCATTTGACTTGGATTTGTTTACATACCCGCAATATTTCTCGCAGCAAGTTTCATTAGTTAGACAAGGGCAATCCTTTCCACACATTGACACGCATCCACACGGCGTGTATTGTTTACAGGACTGGTTTTTGCCACCGGCTATTCTTTTCCAGACAGATGGATGACCAGCAGACTTTGTAGAGTATTTCAGCTTTCGGGTTTTGCCTTTTCTACGGAACAATCTTGTCCTTGGAGGCACCTCATCATCCTGTCAAGTAAAGTATAAGAGAGTAGTATAAACTAAAAGATGATTCAGACAGACATGGCATGAGTGTAtcgaaaaaaaactcaaataagaTAATCACTTGTTTAAGCCAACGAGTAGGCAACTATCCTTTTCTCTTGCCCAATGCAGTTTCAGGGAAATTAAGTATAAAGATTGGCTTTTCCAGATCAGAACTTATTCTGCCGGTTTATATCTCTAACCCTATCAGTCTGGCAATCTAACTTTCTATACACCAATACGCAAAGTGGCAGAGACTAtagaaaaactgaaaagaaaaaagaacctaGGAAAATCAAGAGCTTACATCATTCCCTGGGTCAGTCCTGCCATCATCCAACAGCAAATTTGGGGTGCCAGATCTTCGAAAACATGAAACTTCGTTTTCTCGCATGTAACTGGACACATCTAGGCATGTCTTCAAGCCAGAAAGCAGGTTTCTTGCAATAAGACAGCTGTAACAGCATGAACAACCATACTAGATGTTAATACATGTTTAGtgtttgaagataatattttaccaAGATCCAGTTTACCTGTTTCTCCCAAAGATTTCGACTCCCTTCAAGTAAAGATCCTTCTCAATAGGCTTCCACTCTGTAGATGGTTGACTTGTCTCAGACTTTTCTCCAATGGTTATTGCTCCATTTCCACTAACATGGTCTGGCTGACAAACCGAGGAACCACCATCATGGACCAAATTGTCTGGTATAGGCTCAGCTACTTTTGCATCAGTTCCCGAGTCTCTATCTACTTTATTGGTATCAAGTGTTCCACCTTGATCACTCTTTGTGCTATCGAATGCCTGATCTAAGCTAGGGAAAGGATTGACAAATGATATATTTGTATCCGAGGCTGCGgtcttctgtttcttgtttgatgAACTATACAGATCATTGGAGTCTTCGAGATTCGGGACCTCACGCTTTCCCCTAATTCCATGGCCATGGGCTACACCAGAGGATGAATCTAAATTCATGGTATCAATATCTCTCTTTTCAACTTGCAGATTGACACCACCAGTAGCATCATGAAGGTCATCAGAAGAGACAGCCTTGCTGCCTTCCTTTTCTGAAGCTTTCTCTTCGGTGTTAGATACAAAATTACTGCTTGCTCCTGGTACTTCTCTGACCGCCTGCAGATAAAACCATTAACATAAAAATGATGATTATCCAAGCGCCTGAACAAACAGAAACTCATACATTAATAAGACTATGCACTCGTACAACTATGATGAAAGATTACTCCTCTAGCAAACATTTACATACTAAACCTCAAACCTAGTACAGAATACTAATCACATCAATTCTGATCTCACTGCTCAAATAAAGTTTATTGAGAAAACACACTAAAATGAAAACTGTTTTTCCTTAACTACGAATATACTCGTCTCTGTGAGTATTTAAAGAGACATAGAGAGATATACCTGGATGTAACAATTTTTGCTGCAGGGGATCCTATCACCTTCATAATCAGACCAATAAGGCTGTTTTTCACTCTGTCAACCATAGTCCTCTGTTATGTTGAAACATTAGCAATACTAATCAAAATAAAGACTGATTCAAGCTTACAGCACTAATCAAAGGCTGAGAACATCCATGCAGACGACAGTCAAACACCTGTTAGAATAACAAAAGAATGATAAACATGATTAACAACAAATACTTCGTAACACATGATCTCtgtcacaaaagaaaaattccaaGTACCAGGCAACGGCGGCAGAAAAGATTATCAAAAGAATCTAGAGCAGCACCAAGGCCCTTTTCTAGAGATATTCCCAGCTTGAATCCGGAATTAGAAAAGCCCTTAACATTCTCCACATTCTTCAACTTGAGCTCATCGTATCTTTCCTGCAGCAGACAAGAAAGTCAAACACCATTagtgaagaagaataaaaagaccAGAAAAAGAACATCAATTAAACCACAAGAACAAGATGACTAAAACTACACCAGAATGTCTGAAGCATCTACGCTGAGGAACTGACAAAGAGCATCCTGCACTTTCTCACCCATGCCATACTCCTGCCCAATCGACCTGCCAATTCAACTCAAggtattaagaaatttatatatagtgaGATAAATTTCAAACATACTGCTaaagaaaattctttaaagaATGAAATTTGATATAACTACGACAGATTTCATCTTTCTTTAGCATGAACAAATGCGATTCATTGATTAATAAATTCCACCCAAGTACTTCTTTGCTCAAATATTAAGATAAGTATACTAGTATCACAATTTTTCCCCAGTAAAGAATGTGACAGTCCATGATTCCCATTCTCTGCAAAACTAACCATATAACGGAGTCTTCACCCTCGGAATATTCGCGTTTTTCCTCCTCAGGTTCTGGTTCTTCCTCACTATCGCTGCATATTAGTGTCTCACCACCATGGTGCTCATAGTAGATTTGTCGTCGACCAACCACAGACTGATCTTCAGCCATTCTTTGATTTCTGCATTCTTATGTTACATTTttcagagagaaaaaagaagaatcacataatACGGAAACTGAATTTAAAGACCTAGTTTATTGTTCTGCTGAATTTGTCAATCCAATGAGGAGATCATTGTGAAACTACTATActcagaaaaacaaacaaacaaccacAATTGCATTCAAAACAATGTGATGATAGCTATAGACGAGAATGGGAAAGAAAAGTGCATGCCTGTCCAAAAAAATCCAGGTAGTGTATGGGGGTATCCTCTCAGCAATCGGAAGCTTAACACTTGCAGAGATAATATCCTTAGTAGGAACATAGTCTCTATCTCCCACCCCATGAGAAAAACCATTCAACTTGCAGAGTGGAATCTCCATCctggaagaaaacaaattgataTCTCCATTGTCCCCTGCTGAGGTAGCCCGGTTCAACGCAGCGGACGAAAGAGGAGTGACATTGACATCCACTTTCTTTCTATTAGCCTCAAATTTCTCCTACATTTCCATGAGtataatcaaaacaataaatgaattcataaattggaaaaaaaaaaaaaaatcagaaagaacaTCATGTATATAGAAAGGTCACTTACTTTAATAGACCTAGCTCTCTCTCCTTGAATTTTCCTTTTAAGCTCACTCAATCTGTTCTCCAAACCCTCGAGACtaacaccatcatcatcatcgtcatcgtcatctaCATGTGACTTCTATTTAGAAGCccaaaaaaagtttaaacattCAAAACGAAATCAACAagggaagaaaaacaaacactAGATTAGGTCCATCATCAACTCAAACAGTAAACAAAAGTGGAGAGAAGCGATCATAATTTGACAAAATCAAGCGGATATACACACGAACAATTCAatcagatgaagaaaaaaaaaacgcgaGTGAGTGATCATGCGAATACGAGCTAAATCAGATATAATTCCAAACAAAGTAAgtatgggaaaaaaaaaggagattcaAAAGGTAAATCTGACTACGATTCGTTCGGAGGAGTCGCTATCTTCCTTCACCATTGATGCGTCCTCGAGCTTTCCGCtaatctctccctctctctctctctctctcttaagaaggacgaacgaacgaacgaacggAGTGTGGAACTGGGAAGGGGGTTACAATTACAATACAAGGGAAGCCACGCGTGTTTATGAATAGTGCTTATACGTGtgcatattaattattatatttccttttaaaaccaaaaaaaaaaaatagttatatctTGACTGATGATTTTAGAAACTTTGCTTAAGGGACAATTAATCTATATTCGTGATAATGTTTGTATCTTAAAGGGTAACATCTAGCTTAGTAGTATCATCCGCGAAAAGGAGGTGAGATACTTGAGGGGTTTGGCACGAGAAAGTTGCAGCCCTTGGATCCTTCTATGTCATTCCGCGTGCTTAATCCCAGAAAACGAGCGTTTCTGAGCGTTTTTCTctgacaccaaaaaaaaagtaaacgtttctaattttatgcataaaataaaatatatatatataatagatctTCTTGTCTAATATACCTTCTCTAcatatgatttatataataaggGTAACGAACTAATGAGATACATCAACCAGCTCAaagttttacattcgagatcATAAtttagatagtttttttttttttttgaaagaggTATTCATATCTGACGATTGTGGTAAacacttaattaattaattaaataagaaacatatatatacaaaatttcatatatGATAGATTTAAACaattactttaaaatctactggtattcaaaacagtttgtggatttagtGGGGGTAAACAATTACTTCAAAATCTACTggtattcaaaacagtttgtggatttaaattttaattacttttagggattatggaggatttgagaagatttgtttagttaaaaatattgaaatccaaatctcatggttttaggttggatttaaaagaattttacaataaatcatatcaacttccctaaaatcatcaaaatcatttaaaatctcatgaaaattcaaatcacttgaaatattagattgaatacaccCTAATGGTTTTTATggattttagaaaatttgagaggatttatttagttaaaaatacataaatccaaatttatgtggtatttgaaagaattttacaatacatcatatcaacttccctaaaaacattaaaatttcaaatttctcaaatcccataaaatccttCAAAAAATCATTTCATACCACCCCTAagtgattttaatgattttagggaagttgatatgatttatggtaaaattctttcaaatcacacataaaaccatgaaatttggatttctatatttttaactatacaAATCATCTCAAATCCTCAAGAATCCCTATAACTTAGAGAGGGTATTGAACTTGAATTTAAAGGATTTGGTATGATTTCAATATTTTAGAGTTTTGAAAGGTTTGAGTGAGTTTTTAATaggtttgattattttttagagttttatatttttttagaaaacatagAACTATGATTCtgtgagattttattattaaaactttgagagattttagaatattttacaaaaaaaaaaatgtgactccaAAGCTCAATTCATCCTCGACCCCTTCATGGACAACTGTTCCATTACAAAAAATTGAGTTAAAAGAGTAATGATTAATGAAATGAGTAAACATGTGTaggtttgtttttgtgaatCGTAATATTTGAGTACGTAAGTTGCGTAATACCATGTGTGTAGAAAGCAGAgagatgaacaaaaacaaacctttgCAGGCCTTTCATTTGCCGCCACAGGGATGTGAAGCAGGCCTATGCAGTAGCAGTATctatctaatataataaagtaggctTACATCCTCTAAGCAAATTTTATCTATCTGCCAAGTAGCATCTCTGAATCTTTTGGTTTCTCTTATGTTTAAGCTAATTATTATTAGGCTATAAATGGTTAACGGGCCACCAAAATATCTCGACTTTCCAAAGCAAAACCGACGGAACCTCACAGTtctgtcttctcttctttctcgcctctctctcttccccaccCTCCCCTCTTATCTATTCAATTACCGCTGGAAACCCTAATTAATTTCACCTCCATTTCCATGGTATTTTGTTGACCAACAACAGAAATCTTAAATCAATATTTCATTTGTAAAAAGATTACGTTAACATTGTTAAAAATCATAACAATGATACGTGGGAAATTGGAAAATCGTgatagttcatgtatttttttatcaccTATAAAATAGTTTAAGTATTTTTCTAGCAACGAAAAAAGTTCGTGTTTTTTCTGGCAAACATTAAATAAGTCATGTATTTTGTtggcatttttctttttttctgtttcatatttctaatttaaaaatatgagaaacacactcttatatttttgattattatcatctaattttaaaataaagttattttcatttttttttgtgacatgTGACATATTGtcatgtaattttcttttaaatttattttgtgatctctttttaatattttcttacctaattattttatatattttatattatataatactttctaatttcAGTTATTCTCTCCTAAATGGTCCATTtggtgtttattttcttaaacatataatatttatttttaattaaacctaaaatacaacatatttaattatatacattaattcatactttaaatatacactttaATACTAAATTGTAACAGAAATTACAtaattgtgaattgactatttgttttctcaatTCACTTTCAGTTAATTATCCtagcaattataattataactcctctaatttaatttttgagaaatgtaaTTTCCATCacttatcctataaataatcattctcatcctcctccatcatatctcaaatcctaaatatttttttttttgtttttttgtttttgttttaaatgttcttgcattggttgaaaactcaatgaagattatatttttatattaaataatattttctaattttactCTCTCCTTACTGGTCTATTTGGTagttattttcttaaacatataatatttatttttaattaaacctaaaatacaacatatttaaccatatacattaattcatactttaaatatacactttagtactaaattataactgaaattacataaattgtgaattgactatttgttttctccattcacTTCAGTTAAATACCCTAGCAATTATAATTATGACtcatctaatttaatttttgaaaaatgtaactttcatcacttcttatcatataaataatcattctcacatcctcctccatcatatctcaaatcctaaatattttctttgtttctttgtttttaatgttcttgCATTGGTTTAAAACTCAATGAAGATAATAAGAGtttaataatatgttttacattgttctccattttatttcttcttacttttatgtacttctttctttactttagatgttagattatttcttacatattcatatatatttatttgattcttaaaaatatgtaatgttcTAGCTTCTAAGgaaagaaaattttgtaatataattatgaaatatcaaatcaaattttcttatctctctcttacctctaacaaaattgtaatacattttttaagaatactcatcattatatttagtttctgattaaacatataattacataaacatcattaagctatatttatttaattcaaatatgtacttaAAAGGATTTCTCTatacaaaaaacaatataatatcctattttctatctagcttttactacaaagatgaaacaattataactaaatctagcaatataaattaaaaaactaatatgaaACACTAAGTATATTCGCCCAACACACAGTTAATCACCATGAGGAAGATGATTTAGCAAGTACTACTGAAGGAAGTTGTGGGAACTTGGAgtataagatataatttaacatatttaaagtatggAGGACAAAggtaataacaaacaaaacatttcaCGCTTGCCAcgtttttataaatcattataaACCCAAGTAATTTACAACAAAAGTTgaaagagagatcgagagaCAATTGTAATGTATTTGAATATTatagttaattttcattttatcattttctttaaccTCAAATCCTCATaaaaactaatgaaaat is drawn from Camelina sativa cultivar DH55 chromosome 8, Cs, whole genome shotgun sequence and contains these coding sequences:
- the LOC104707901 gene encoding histone-lysine N-methyltransferase EZA1 isoform X2; its protein translation is MVKEDSDSSERIKSHVDDDDDDDDGVSLEGLENRLSELKRKIQGERARSIKEKFEANRKKVDVNVTPLSSAALNRATSAGDNGDINLFSSRMEIPLCKLNGFSHGVGDRDYVPTKDIISASVKLPIAERIPPYTTWIFLDRNQRMAEDQSVVGRRQIYYEHHGGETLICSDSEEEPEPEEEKREYSEGEDSVIWSIGQEYGMGEKVQDALCQFLSVDASDILERYDELKLKNVENVKGFSNSGFKLGISLEKGLGAALDSFDNLFCRRCLVFDCRLHGCSQPLISASEKQPYWSDYEGDRIPCSKNCYIQAVREVPGASSNFVSNTEEKASEKEGSKAVSSDDLHDATGGVNLQVEKRDIDTMNLDSSSGVAHGHGIRGKREVPNLEDSNDLYSSSNKKQKTAASDTNISFVNPFPSLDQAFDSTKSDQGGTLDTNKVDRDSGTDAKVAEPIPDNLVHDGGSSVCQPDHVSGNGAITIGEKSETSQPSTEWKPIEKDLYLKGVEIFGRNSCLIARNLLSGLKTCLDVSSYMRENEVSCFRRSGTPNLLLDDGRTDPGNDDDEVPPRTRLFRRKGKTRKLKYSTKSAGHPSVWKRIAGGKNQSCKQYTPCGCVSMCGKDCPCLTNETCCEKYCGCSKSCKNRFRGCHCAKSQCRSRQCPCFAAGRECDPDVCRNCWVSCGDGSLGEAPRRGEGQCGNMRLLLRQQQRILLGKSDVAGWGAFLKNSVSKNEYLGEYTGELISHREADKRGKIYDRANSSFLFDLNDQYVLDAQRKGDKLKFANHSAKPNCYAKVMFVAGDHRVGIFANERIEASEELFYDYRYGPDQAPAWARKPEGSKKDDSAITHRRARKHQSH
- the LOC104707901 gene encoding histone-lysine N-methyltransferase EZA1 isoform X3; the encoded protein is MVKEDSDSSERIVSHVDDDDDDDDGVSLEGLENRLSELKRKIQGERARSIKEKFEANRKKVDVNVTPLSSAALNRATSAGDNGDINLFSSRMEIPLCKLNGFSHGVGDRDYVPTKDIISASVKLPIAERIPPYTTWIFLDRNQRMAEDQSVVGRRQIYYEHHGGETLICSDSEEEPEPEEEKREYSEGEDSVIWSIGQEYGMGEKVQDALCQFLSVDASDILERYDELKLKNVENVKGFSNSGFKLGISLEKGLGAALDSFDNLFCRRCLVFDCRLHGCSQPLISASEKQPYWSDYEGDRIPCSKNCYIQAVREVPGASSNFVSNTEEKASEKEGSKAVSSDDLHDATGGVNLQVEKRDIDTMNLDSSSGVAHGHGIRGKREVPNLEDSNDLYSSSNKKQKTAASDTNISFVNPFPSLDQAFDSTKSDQGGTLDTNKVDRDSGTDAKVAEPIPDNLVHDGGSSVCQPDHVSGNGAITIGEKSETSQPSTEWKPIEKDLYLKGVEIFGRNSCLIARNLLSGLKTCLDVSSYMRENEVSCFRRSGTPNLLLDDGRTDPGNDDDEVPPRTRLFRRKGKTRKLKYSTKSAGHPSVWKRIAGGKNQSCKQYTPCGCVSMCGKDCPCLTNETCCEKYCGCSKSCKNRFRGCHCAKSQCRSRQCPCFAAGRECDPDVCRNCWVSCGDGSLGEAPRRGEGQCGNMRLLLRQQQRILLGKSDVAGWGAFLKNSVSKNEYLGEYTGELISHREADKRGKIYDRANSSFLFDLNDQYVLDAQRKGDKLKFANHSAKPNCYAKVMFVAGDHRVGIFANERIEASEELFYDYRYGPDQAPAWARKPEGSKKDDSAITHRRARKHQSH
- the LOC104707901 gene encoding histone-lysine N-methyltransferase EZA1 isoform X1 codes for the protein MVKEDSDSSERIVKSHVDDDDDDDDGVSLEGLENRLSELKRKIQGERARSIKEKFEANRKKVDVNVTPLSSAALNRATSAGDNGDINLFSSRMEIPLCKLNGFSHGVGDRDYVPTKDIISASVKLPIAERIPPYTTWIFLDRNQRMAEDQSVVGRRQIYYEHHGGETLICSDSEEEPEPEEEKREYSEGEDSVIWSIGQEYGMGEKVQDALCQFLSVDASDILERYDELKLKNVENVKGFSNSGFKLGISLEKGLGAALDSFDNLFCRRCLVFDCRLHGCSQPLISASEKQPYWSDYEGDRIPCSKNCYIQAVREVPGASSNFVSNTEEKASEKEGSKAVSSDDLHDATGGVNLQVEKRDIDTMNLDSSSGVAHGHGIRGKREVPNLEDSNDLYSSSNKKQKTAASDTNISFVNPFPSLDQAFDSTKSDQGGTLDTNKVDRDSGTDAKVAEPIPDNLVHDGGSSVCQPDHVSGNGAITIGEKSETSQPSTEWKPIEKDLYLKGVEIFGRNSCLIARNLLSGLKTCLDVSSYMRENEVSCFRRSGTPNLLLDDGRTDPGNDDDEVPPRTRLFRRKGKTRKLKYSTKSAGHPSVWKRIAGGKNQSCKQYTPCGCVSMCGKDCPCLTNETCCEKYCGCSKSCKNRFRGCHCAKSQCRSRQCPCFAAGRECDPDVCRNCWVSCGDGSLGEAPRRGEGQCGNMRLLLRQQQRILLGKSDVAGWGAFLKNSVSKNEYLGEYTGELISHREADKRGKIYDRANSSFLFDLNDQYVLDAQRKGDKLKFANHSAKPNCYAKVMFVAGDHRVGIFANERIEASEELFYDYRYGPDQAPAWARKPEGSKKDDSAITHRRARKHQSH